From Bacilli bacterium PM5-9:
TACTTTCTTCTTATCTCTACCCATTCTTTCAAATTTTACTGTACCATCAATAGTAGCAAACAATGTATCGTCGCCACCTTTCATTACGTTAGTACCTGGATAAATCTTTGTTCCACGTTGACGATAAATGATTGATCCTGCACGAGTAAATTGACCATCAGCTTTTTTTGCTCCTAATCTTTTTGAATGAGAATCACGACCATTTTTTGTTGACCCAACTCCCTTTTTAGAAGCGAAAAATTGAATATCTAAACTAAATCTTAACATGGTTTACACCTCCTAGTTAATTAATATCTGTATATAATCAGGATAACTTTCCTGAATTGTTTGTAATTGAATAATCATTGTCTTAACAATCATTTGAAGTTTATCATCATTAATCATATCAATTTTAATATAAGCTTCACTAACAATAAT
This genomic window contains:
- a CDS encoding large subunit ribosomal protein L27 (product_source=KO:K02899; cath_funfam=2.40.50.100; cog=COG0211; ko=KO:K02899; pfam=PF01016; superfamily=110324; tigrfam=TIGR00062), with translation MLRFSLDIQFFASKKGVGSTKNGRDSHSKRLGAKKADGQFTRAGSIIYRQRGTKIYPGTNVMKGGDDTLFATIDGTVKFERMGRDKKKVSVYPAE